Proteins encoded together in one Microcebus murinus isolate Inina chromosome 18, M.murinus_Inina_mat1.0, whole genome shotgun sequence window:
- the LOC105885076 gene encoding small ribosomal subunit protein uS2-like, with translation MSGALDVLQMKEEDVLKFLAAGTHLGGTNLDFQMEQYIYKRKTDGIYIINLKRTWEKLLLAARAIVAIENPADVSVTSSRNTGQRAVLKFAAATGATPIAGRFTPGTFTSQIQAAFREPRLLVVTDPRADRQPLTEASCVNLPTIALCNTDSPLRYVDIAIPCNNKGAHSVGLMWWMLAREVLRMRGTISREHPWEVMPDLYFYRDPEEIEKEEQAAAEKAVTKEEFQGEWTAPAPEFTATQPEVADWSEGVQVPSVPIQQFPTEDWSAQPATEDWSAAPTAQATEWVGTTTEWS, from the coding sequence ATGTCCGGAGCCCTTGATGTCCTGCAAATGAAGGAGGAGGATGTCCTCAAATTCCTTGCAGCAGGAACCCACTTAGGTGGCACCAACCTTGACTTCCAAATGGAACAATACATCTACAAAAGGAAAACTGATGGCATCTACATCATAAATCTGAAGAGGACCTGGGAGAAGCTTCTGTTGGCAGCTCGTGCCATTGTTGCCATTGAAAACCCTGCTGATGTCAGTGTCACATCCTCCAGAAATACTGGCCAGCGAGCTGTGCTGAAGTTTGCTGCTGCCACTGGAGCCACTCCTATTGCTGGCCGCTTCACTCCTGGAACCTTCACTAGCCAGATCCAGGCAGCGTTCCGGGAGCCGCGTCTTCTGGTGGTTACTGACCCCAGGGCTGACCGCCAGCCTCTCACAGAGGCGTCTTGTGTTAACCTGCCTACCATTGCTCTGTGTAACACAGATTCTCCTCTGCGTTACGTGGACATTGCCATCCCGTGCAACAACAAGGGGGCTCACTCTGTGGGTCTGATGTGGTGGATGCTGGCCCGAGAAGTTCTCCGCATGCGTGGCACCATCTCCCGTGAACACCCGTGGGAAGTCATGCCTGATCTCTACTTCTACAGAGATCCCGaagagattgaaaaggaagagcaagctGCCGCCGAGAAAGCTGTGACCAAAGAGGAGTTTCAGGGTGAATGGACAGCTCCAGCTCCTGAGTTTACTGCTACTCAGCCCGAGGTTGCAGACTGGTCTGAAGGCGTGCAGGTGCCCTCTGTGCCTATTCAGCAGTTCCCCACTGAAGACTGGAGCGCCCAGCCTGCCACGGAAGACTGGTCTGCAGCTCCCACTGCTCAGGCCACTGAATGGGTGGGAACAACCACTGAGTGGTCTTAA
- the LOC105885136 gene encoding nucleoside diphosphate kinase A: MLFRFDRQQHELKPKQQKGTMANSERTFIAIKPDGVQRGLVGEIIKRFERKGFRLVSLKFMQASEDLLKEHYVDLKDRPFFAGLVKYMRSGPVVAMVWEGLNVVKTGRVMLGETNPADSKPGTIRGDFCIQVGRNIIHGSDSVESAEKEIRLWFRPEELVDYKSCAQNWIYE, encoded by the exons ATGCTTTTTCGGTTTGACCGGCAGCAGCACGAGTTGAAGCCCAAGCAACAGAAGGG GACCATGGCCAACAGTGAGCGCACCTTCATTGCCATCAAGCCTGATGGGGTCCAGCGGGGTCTCGTGGGAGAGATTATCAAACGTTTTGAGCGGAAGGGATTCCGCCTTGTTAGTTTGAAATTTATGCAG GCTTCCGAAGACCTGCTCAAGGAACACTACGTTGACCTGAAGGACCGTCCGTTCTTCGCTGGCCTGGTGAAGTATATGCGCTCAGGGCCAGTGGTTGCCAtg GTCTGGGAGGGGCTGAATGTGGTGAAGACAGGCAGAGTTATGCTCGGAGAGACCAACCCTGCGGACTCCAAGCCTGGGACCATCCGTGGGGACTTTTGCATCCAAGTTGGCAG GAACATTATTCATGGCAGTGATTCTGTGGAGAGTGCCGAGAAAGAGATCCGCTTGTGGTTTCGCCCTGAGGAACTGGTGGATTACAAGAGCTGTGCTCAGAACTGGATCTATGAATGA
- the LOC142861949 gene encoding nucleoside diphosphate kinase B → MANLERTFIAVKPDGVQRGLVGEIIKRFEQKGFRLVALKLLRASEEHLKQHYIDLKDRPFFPGLVKYMNSGPIVAMVWEGLNVVKTGRVMLGETNPADSKPGTIRGDFCIQVGRNIIHGSDSVKSAEKEISLWFKPEELVDYKSCAHDWIYE, encoded by the exons ATGGCCAACCTCGAGCGCACCTTCATCGCCGTCAAGCCGGACGGCGTGCAGCGCGGCCTGGTGGGCGAGATCATCAAGCGCTTCGAGCAGAAGGGGTTCCGCCTCGTGGCCTTGAAGTTACTTCGG GCCTCTGAGGAACACCTGAAGCAGCACTACATTGACCTGAAAGACCGCCCATTCTTCCCTGGGCTGGTGAAGTACATGAACTCAGGCCCCATTGTGGCCATG GTCTGGGAGGGGCTGAATGTGGTGAAGACAGGCCGAGTGATGCTTGGGGAGACCAATCCAGCGGATTCTAAGCCAGGCACCATTCGTGGGGACTTCTGCATTCAAGTTGGCAG GAATATCATTCATGGCAGCGACTCAGTAAAAAGTGCCGAAAAAGAAATCAGCCTATGGTTTAAGCCTGAAGAATTGGTTGACTACAAGTCTTGTGCTCATGACTGGATCTATGAATAA